The DNA segment GGAACTCTCTCCGGTTGAAAAATGACGTCCCTTCCGTCGTTCGAATACGGCCTGCCTCACCGAACCCTCCATCGCTGATCCCTATCGTCTCAATCGGGCTGTAGACGCCCGTTCTCTACACGAACACAACGATTTAATAGCTGTAATATGACGAGATAGGTATGCAGACACATACCAAGGAGGCAGGCGCGACGATAGGCGCTTTCGTGGCGTTGACGAGCGTGATACACGGCGGGATCTGGTTCACCGTATTTGGAACGCCGGACTTCACGGTGTTGGGCTTCCCGTTTCACTACTTCTGGCTGGTCGCGGGTGGTCCGGCCGCGATGTTCGTTCTATACGCGGTGTACTATCGATATATCACGACGGCGATTATAGACGAGAAAGAACGGTTGAGAGCTGACGTTAGCGAGACGAGTACCGAGCCGAGTGATATCGATGGTTAAGCCGCTTCAGCAGGCCGGGGAATACCCATTTCAGGAGACGTTTGCTGAACTCGCGATCCCTCTCGCGATTCTCCTCACGACCTTCGTCGTCTATTACGGGATCAGCTACTTCATGAAAAACCGGATCCAGGGGACTGACGATTACATGGTGGCTGGACGGACCATCGGTCCGTTCGTCAACGGATCTGCGATCTCCGCAACGTGGGAAAGTCTGGCGACGTTTATGGGTGTCGTCGCATTGATGTTAACGGTCCAGATCCCGTTTCTGGCGGTCTGGACTAACTTCTTGTTGTCGATCCCGCTGATCGTCATTCTCTACGGGCAGACGCTCCGCCGGTTGGGCTCCTATACGCCAGCGACCTTCTGTAAGGATCGGTACGGCAACACGATGTCGATCGTAATGGCTCTGCTCATCGTGTTCGTCATGCTAATGTACGCGTTGGGACAGTTCATCGGTCTCGCGCAGATCACGGAGATCCTGTTCGGCTGGGATTACACCCTCTCGCTATTCGTCATCGCGGCGCTGGTGACGGGATACGTGGTGATCGCCGGCATGTGGGGTGTCTCGTACAACTCCGCCCTACAGTTTTGGATCATGTTGACCGCGGCGTTCATTCCGATGATGTTCGTCCTCAATCAGCTCGGTTCGAGTGGCTGGTTCTTTCCGCCGCTTGGCTACGGCGACCTCGTACCGGAGATGCAGCGAGCCAATCCCGAATTCTTCGACATGGCGTTCGACACCCGCTGGTACTTCGCGATGTTCCTCGCAATGGCACTCGGCCCCATCGGCATGCCCCATCTGGCCCAGCGTATCTTCACCAGTCGTGACGTCGAAGCCGGTCGTAGGACCGTCTTCTGGTTCATCACGGTCACCGCGCTGATGTTCGCGACGATGTACTCCGTTGCGTTCGCCGGCGTTTTCTGGCTCGGAAACGAGGGGTACGAGATCGCGGACGCCGACCTGGACAAGATGATCTTCTATCTCAACTTCGCTTTCAACGGCGATTCGATCACTGGCTACGTCGTCGCCGGTGCGATCGCTGGCGGTCTCTCAACCGTGAGCGGACACATGCTCGCGATCAGCGCCGCCGTCGCGAACGACGTTATCGAGGCCCTCGAACTCGAAGTCTCCGAGGACCGTAAGACCCAGTTCGGATACGCGTCAGTCCTCGGTGCCGGTCTCCTCATCGCGCTGATCGCACTCGACCCACCAGCGTTCCTCGTCGTTAGTATCCTGTGGGCGTTCGCGATCAGTGCAGCCGCGATCACGCCGGTCATCGTGTTCGGTGTCTGGTCGGCTCGTGTGAACCGGTACGGTGCGATCGCGTCCAGTTTCGTCGGGTTCGTCACCGTTCTCGTACTCTCACCGCATGCGTTCAGCGGTATCGGAGCCGGCGGTGAAGGACTGACGGCTCTGCTCGGTATCGACGCGATCATGATCGCATTCCCGCTCTCGATCATCACGTTCGTAGTCGTTTCGCTCATCGCTGAGCGGATCGACGCTCTAAACGTCGATCCGGAGTCCAACCGGGCGCTCATCAACGAAATGCATGGCTACCCGGACGATGACATCGATCGCTTTACCAGCGCCGCTCCGCTTATCGTCCTCGTAGTGCTCATGTTGCCGATCCTCTGGTGGGGAATCCAGCCCTGGTGAGCGATAACGACCATCATACGCGGCTGTTCGGAACCCGGGTTGGAACGGGCGTATGGCTGGTGATCGGCATCAGTACGGGCGTTCTCGCAGTCCACTGGGGCGATCGGATTACGGCTCTCATCGGAATCGGGTGGGTGATGCTTGCCGTCTTCAGCTACCTCGAGTATCGGAAGGCGTGAGGGGGACCGTGGGTCCTCGGTTGACCGGCAGTTTACGGTGACTAACCGGGCGCTACCGGTGACACCCGTTTTCGAGACGTGGAGGTCTCCGGAGGCGGCGCGGTGTGGTCGTTCGGATTCCAGGACAAACGACGAGCTACACACCTAGTTCGTCGGCGACGTCATGGAACGTCTCGACGGTGGAGTCCGGATCGGAAGCGAACGGGTCCCACGAACCACCCTTGCGGTTGAGCCAGACGCCTTGCATGCCCGCGTGCATCGCTCCCTGGACGTCGAACGAAGGCCCAGCGACATGTGTGATGTTCCGGATGGGCGTCCCAGTTCGGCCGGCAGCGTGTCGATAAATCTCGACGTGCGGCTTGAACGTCTCGATCTCGTGTGCGCTGATCGTATCGGCGATCAGGTCGTCGAGATCGGCATGAGTGACCATCGAGGTGAGCATCTCGGGGTTTCCGTTCGAGAGGACGTAAACGTCGTACCCGCCCTCGATCAGCCGCTCGATTCCTGATCGAACGTCCTCGAAGGGGTCCAATTCGTGATAAACCGAAAGGATTTCGTCCCGCTGATCCGCACTCACCTCGACGGCGTGAGTTTCGAGGGCGTACTGGAGGGCATCACGGTTCATCTCGTAGAACGATTGGTAGGCGTCGACGTAGTTGCTGACCATGGTGTAGAACAACGAACGGGTGCGCCACAGATCGGAAACGGGCCGTGGGTCATCGATCGTATCGGCGAGTGCTCGTTCAGCGGCGCTCGGGTCGACCAGCGTCCCATACGAATCGACCGTTATCGTCTCGCACCGCGTGGTATCCAATGACATGGTATGGAATCCACGGCTCCCACTATAAAACTACGGAAGGGGCTCTCTCCATAGAGAGCGGACGGAAAACCGGCGTCGCCGATCAGAGCACCGATCGTTCGCCCGTCGCATCGACGGCGGCTGCCGATAGCACCAACACCGGGATGACCGTCTCGATCGGTCCGGAGTTGAACGACCGGAACAGTCCCCGTAAGTCGTCGACCGTCCGCTCGTCGAAACCTCGGTCGTTCAGTACGGCCGGTGTGAGCTGTGGGGTGTACTGGAGTGAATCGACGTAGTCGTCGGTCAGTGTCGCGACATCATCGCAGGCGTTCGTGAACGTATCAGTGGTCAACGCCGGCTCGAGATCGGTCCAAAGCGGCGTGAGGAACTCCGGCCATTGAGCTAGACAGCGATAGATGCTCGGAAGACCAGTGTCGATCCCGTGAAAGGACTGGATCGATTCCACGACCGTCCGCAGCTCGTCAGGAACGTCGTCAAACGCGATCATGGTGGGGGGCCGGCCACGATCTCGATCGAGCCAGTCGGGTAGCGGTGCAGTCGCAGCGTAGCTCGGATCCGGATCGTTACCGATCGGACGGCCGTGAAGCCCCCGGTCGATGACTTCGAACAGTGCTGCGAGTCGCGGTGCGACGACGTCGAAGGTTGCGATTTGGCCCCGAAGTTCCCCATACTCGGCCGGCGGCAGATCAACGTCTTCACGGCGATACACTGGTAGCTCGTGGGCTTCCGACATCGTTGAGAGGACAGTATCGCGATACCGAACTGAAAACCGACCGAATGCCCGAGTCTGGAACAACGGCTTTACTTGAGCCCACGCGTGACGGAGGAACTCCGGATGGTTAGCCATCGATGTCCGGAAGATCCAGTTGACGATCGGAGCTCGAAACGTGGCTTTGACATCGTCGTACAACCCACGCTTCCAGCCCGTCGCTTCCTGTTCGTAGAGTTGCTTCTCGGTATCCATACGCTATGAAAAATCGCCATCGAACTAACTGTTCCCATCGTCTCAACCGGAGGGAGCCTCCCTCTTCCTCGACGTTCCGTCCGTCGTCGGTCTCGCCGCAGCTCACCCGCAAAATCGAGCGAACCGGGCGTTCTCGCGTTCCCCTCCCCCCACATTCACCGAAAGAACTAATCGCCGTATCGTGCTATGCTCATACATGGCAATCCGGGGAGCGACGACCGACGACATCGAAGGCATCAGGCGGGTCGCCCGGCAGTCCTGGCGAACGGACTACCCGGAGATACTGAGCCGCGAGACGGCAGAGGAGGCGGTCGAGGAATGGTACGACCCTGACCGTCTCGAGGAGGAGATCGAGAGCACCGATGCGCTGATCGCGGTGTTCGAGACGGTCGACGGCGACATCGGCGGGTTCGCTCAGATCGTCTGGGACGCGCAAACGGGCACCGTCCTCCGCCTGTACGTCGCACCGGATCACCGCGGTCGGGGGATCGGAACAGATCTGCTGACGTGGACGGTCGATGCGCTCGCCGACCGGGACGTCGAGCGAGTTCGAGCGTTGGTCCTCAGCGAGAACGAACCGGGAAACGCCTTCTACCGATCGTTCGGCTTCGAGAAAACGGGGGAGGGCCGGACGACGATCGGCGACGATGCCTACCGCGAGAACACCTACTCGATGCCGGTGTAGTACCGCTCTCGCCGGGATCGACGCCAGTTCGTGGAGGATCCCGCCGCGTTCCGATCGACTCGCGTGATCGACTCGACGATCCTCGCGAGAGTCACTGTCGTCGATCGAGGAGATTGCCGTTCTGACGGCACTACGCGCCAGTTCCGTCGATCGGATTCACCGATCCGACGGAACCTTAATACAGAACCGTGACAAAGGACGCGACCATGTACGACGACGACGAGCTCTCCCAGATACGGGAGTCGAAGTCCCGGTGGAAGGAGGAGACCCTCGATCCGCTGCTCGAGGCCCACGGGGAGCGAAAGGAGCGCTTCGCGACCGTCTCGAACCTCGAGGTCGACCGGCTCTACACGCCCGACGACGTCGCCGACCTCGACTACGAGGCGGATCTCGGCTTTCCCGGCGAGGAGCCCTACACCCGCGGACCGTACCCGACGATGTACCGGGGACGGACGTGGACGATGCGCCAGTTCGCGGGCTTCGGCACCGCCGAGGAGACCAACGAGCGCTTTCACTATCTGATCGACGAGGGCCAGACGGGACTGTCGGTGGCGTTCGACATGCCCGCGTTGATGGGCAAGGACTCCGACGACCCCCTCTCGGAGGGCGAGGTCGGAAAGGAGGGCGTCGCCGTCGACACGCTGCGCGACATGGAGGTGCTGTTCGACGGGATCGACGTCGGCGAGGTCTCGACGAGCTTCACCATCAACCCCTCGGCCGCGGTGATCTACGCGATGTACGTCGCGCTCGCCGACCAGCAGGGCGTCCCCCGTGAGGAGGTGCGCGGTACCCTCCAGAACGACATGCTCAAGGAGTTCATCGCCCAGAAGGAGTGGGTCGTCCCCCCGGAGCCCTCCCTGAAGGTGGTCACCGACACCATCGAGTTCGCCGTCGAGGAGACCCCGAAGTTCAGTCCGGTATCGATTTCGGGCTACCACATCCGCGAGGCCGGCTCCACCGCCGTTCAGGAGCTCGCCTTCACGCTCGCGGACGGCTTCGCTTACGTCGAGGACTGTCTCGACCGAGGACTCGAGATCGATTCGTTCGCCCCGCAGCTCTCCTTCTTCTTCAACTCCCACAACTCCATCTTCGAGGAGGTCGCGAAGTTCCGCGCCGGCCGGCGGATCTACGCCCGGCTCATGGACGAGTGGTACGACGCCGAGCGACCCGAATCCAAGCGGATGAAGTTCCACACCCAGACGGCAGGCCAGTCGCTCACGGCCCAGCAGCCGCTCAACAACGTCGCCCGCGTGACGATCCAGGCGCTCGCGGGCGTCCTCGGCGGGACCCAGAGCCTCCACACCAACTCCTTCGACGAGGCGCTTGCGCTGCCCTCCGAGGAGGCGGTACGGGTCGCGCTCCGAACCCAGCAGATCATCGCCGAGGAGTCGGGCGCCGCCGACATCGTCGACCCATTGGGAGGGAGCTTCGCGATCGAGGCGCTGACCGACGAGACCGAACGTCGGACGAT comes from the Halalkalicoccus sp. CG83 genome and includes:
- a CDS encoding sodium:solute symporter family protein, with amino-acid sequence MVKPLQQAGEYPFQETFAELAIPLAILLTTFVVYYGISYFMKNRIQGTDDYMVAGRTIGPFVNGSAISATWESLATFMGVVALMLTVQIPFLAVWTNFLLSIPLIVILYGQTLRRLGSYTPATFCKDRYGNTMSIVMALLIVFVMLMYALGQFIGLAQITEILFGWDYTLSLFVIAALVTGYVVIAGMWGVSYNSALQFWIMLTAAFIPMMFVLNQLGSSGWFFPPLGYGDLVPEMQRANPEFFDMAFDTRWYFAMFLAMALGPIGMPHLAQRIFTSRDVEAGRRTVFWFITVTALMFATMYSVAFAGVFWLGNEGYEIADADLDKMIFYLNFAFNGDSITGYVVAGAIAGGLSTVSGHMLAISAAVANDVIEALELEVSEDRKTQFGYASVLGAGLLIALIALDPPAFLVVSILWAFAISAAAITPVIVFGVWSARVNRYGAIASSFVGFVTVLVLSPHAFSGIGAGGEGLTALLGIDAIMIAFPLSIITFVVVSLIAERIDALNVDPESNRALINEMHGYPDDDIDRFTSAAPLIVLVVLMLPILWWGIQPW
- a CDS encoding haloacid dehalogenase type II, which gives rise to MSLDTTRCETITVDSYGTLVDPSAAERALADTIDDPRPVSDLWRTRSLFYTMVSNYVDAYQSFYEMNRDALQYALETHAVEVSADQRDEILSVYHELDPFEDVRSGIERLIEGGYDVYVLSNGNPEMLTSMVTHADLDDLIADTISAHEIETFKPHVEIYRHAAGRTGTPIRNITHVAGPSFDVQGAMHAGMQGVWLNRKGGSWDPFASDPDSTVETFHDVADELGV
- a CDS encoding halocarboxylic acid dehydrogenase DehI family protein, which codes for MDTEKQLYEQEATGWKRGLYDDVKATFRAPIVNWIFRTSMANHPEFLRHAWAQVKPLFQTRAFGRFSVRYRDTVLSTMSEAHELPVYRREDVDLPPAEYGELRGQIATFDVVAPRLAALFEVIDRGLHGRPIGNDPDPSYAATAPLPDWLDRDRGRPPTMIAFDDVPDELRTVVESIQSFHGIDTGLPSIYRCLAQWPEFLTPLWTDLEPALTTDTFTNACDDVATLTDDYVDSLQYTPQLTPAVLNDRGFDERTVDDLRGLFRSFNSGPIETVIPVLVLSAAAVDATGERSVL
- a CDS encoding GNAT family N-acetyltransferase, translating into MAIRGATTDDIEGIRRVARQSWRTDYPEILSRETAEEAVEEWYDPDRLEEEIESTDALIAVFETVDGDIGGFAQIVWDAQTGTVLRLYVAPDHRGRGIGTDLLTWTVDALADRDVERVRALVLSENEPGNAFYRSFGFEKTGEGRTTIGDDAYRENTYSMPV
- a CDS encoding acyl-CoA mutase large subunit family protein, whose amino-acid sequence is MYDDDELSQIRESKSRWKEETLDPLLEAHGERKERFATVSNLEVDRLYTPDDVADLDYEADLGFPGEEPYTRGPYPTMYRGRTWTMRQFAGFGTAEETNERFHYLIDEGQTGLSVAFDMPALMGKDSDDPLSEGEVGKEGVAVDTLRDMEVLFDGIDVGEVSTSFTINPSAAVIYAMYVALADQQGVPREEVRGTLQNDMLKEFIAQKEWVVPPEPSLKVVTDTIEFAVEETPKFSPVSISGYHIREAGSTAVQELAFTLADGFAYVEDCLDRGLEIDSFAPQLSFFFNSHNSIFEEVAKFRAGRRIYARLMDEWYDAERPESKRMKFHTQTAGQSLTAQQPLNNVARVTIQALAGVLGGTQSLHTNSFDEALALPSEEAVRVALRTQQIIAEESGAADIVDPLGGSFAIEALTDETERRTMEYLEEIREMGEGSVRDGVLRGISEGYFHREIQDASYEYQERVDRGEEVVVGVNRYTIEEDTSPEVLHVDEQAAAERQFERLEEVKEERDDSAVETCLSELQSAVRDGENVMPYVVDAVKAYATMGEIMDVFEAEHGRYQETAGLAR